The nucleotide sequence ATCGCCTCGAGGATCCGGGCATAGACCTGGTCGATCAGGTTGGGGAGCGGATCCAATGGGATCATGCCGGCTGTCCGAGTTTGGAATACGGAATTCCGAATTCAAAAATAGCTCCATGCCGTGACCGCGTCAAGGGAGCCGGATGAGGAAGCTCTTTGGGGGTGTGCTGCCGTAGATCAGCCGTCTACGCTATGATCATCAATGGGAGCGAGCCCGATCGGAGAGCGCTGATGGCTGACGACGACGCAAGTTTCACCGGCAGCATCCCGCAGTATTACGATCAGGGCCTGGGGCCGGTGATCTTCGCCGGTTATGCCGCCGACACGGCGCAACGCGTCGCGGCCGGCCGGCCGGCATGCGTCCTCGAGACGGCGGCGGGCACCGGCATCGTCACGCGCAAGCTGCGCGATGCGTTACCCGCCGAGGCACAACTGACGGCGACCGATCTCAATCCTCCGATGCTAGATCTCGCGCGCGCCAAATTTCGGCCGGACGAGCGGGGCAGCTTCCAGCCTGCCGACGCCACAGCGCTTCCCTTTGCCGATGCGAGCTTCGATGCCATTGTCTGCCAGTTCGGCCTGATGTTCTTTCCGGACAAGACCGCGTCCTTTTCCGAAGCGCACCGTGCGCTCGCTCCAGGCGGACGTTATGTGTTCAGCGTCTGGGATTCACACCGCCACAATCCGTTTGGCCGCATCGCGCACGCCATGGCGGAGCGCTTTTTCCCGGTCGATCCGCCGCAATTTTACAATGTGCCGTTCTCCTGCCATCAGATCGATCCGATCAAGGAACTGCTGATAGCAGCAGGCTTCGACGGGATCGACATCGCCGTGATCAGGCAGGAGCGAGAGCTTCCTGACGTCGCGCAGTTCGCGCGTGCGGCGGTCTACGGCAATCCGCTGATCGATCAGGTTCGGGCACGCGGCGGCGTCGATCCGGACCGCATCGTTGACGCGCTGGCGCAGGAATTTCGCCGCGAGTTCGGCGATCCCGGCCGGATGCCGCTACAGGCCATCGTGTTCTCGGCCGTGAAGAGATGACACTGCTCACGGCAGCACGGTGACGTCGAACGAACCGAGCCGCTCGGCGTCCGCCACCGCCTCGACCGCCGATATCCGCTCTCCGCTGACGGTGAGGTGCAGCACGATACGCAACTGTCCGCCGACGATGACGGCGACCGCCAGCGTACCGTCGACCAGCGCCGGGTTGGCGGCCTGCGCGCGTCCCTTGAAGGTTTCGGCCACGGCCGTGGCGCCGCGGATTTCGGCGAGTGAACCGAGTCGTTGGGCGGCAGCATCGGCGCGAAACACCACGTCAGGATCCAGCACCGCGAGCAGCCCCTCGAAGTCGCCGTCGCGCGAGGCCTTGAGGAAGGCATCGACGATCTTTTTCTGGCGGCCGAAATCGTCGTCCGGCGGCGGCGAGCCCTGCACCCGGCGGCGGGCGCGGCTGGCCAATTGCCTCGCTGCAGCGGGCGTGCGGCCGACGATCGGGGCGATCTCCTCGAACGGCACGGCAAACATGTCATGCAGCACGAAGGCAAGCCGCTCGGCCGGCGCCAGCGTTTCCAGCACCACCAGCAGCGCGGCGCCGACGGAATCGGCCATCTCCGCATCGCGCCCATGCGCATCGTCTGCGACAGGTTCCGGCACATGCGGTCCGATCGGTTCCTCGCGCCGCGATTTGCGCGTCCGCAGCATGTCGAGGCAGATACGGGCGACGACCGTGGTCAGCCAGCCGCCGAGATTTTCGACCGCACGTGCATCGGAGCGGTTCAGCCGCAGCCAGGTTTCCTGCACGGCAT is from Bradyrhizobium sp. AZCC 2176 and encodes:
- a CDS encoding class I SAM-dependent methyltransferase, yielding MADDDASFTGSIPQYYDQGLGPVIFAGYAADTAQRVAAGRPACVLETAAGTGIVTRKLRDALPAEAQLTATDLNPPMLDLARAKFRPDERGSFQPADATALPFADASFDAIVCQFGLMFFPDKTASFSEAHRALAPGGRYVFSVWDSHRHNPFGRIAHAMAERFFPVDPPQFYNVPFSCHQIDPIKELLIAAGFDGIDIAVIRQERELPDVAQFARAAVYGNPLIDQVRARGGVDPDRIVDALAQEFRREFGDPGRMPLQAIVFSAVKR
- a CDS encoding sigma-70 family RNA polymerase sigma factor, with the translated sequence MDEKKFLAEQFEANRARLRAVAYRMLGSTSEVDDAVQETWLRLNRSDARAVENLGGWLTTVVARICLDMLRTRKSRREEPIGPHVPEPVADDAHGRDAEMADSVGAALLVVLETLAPAERLAFVLHDMFAVPFEEIAPIVGRTPAAARQLASRARRRVQGSPPPDDDFGRQKKIVDAFLKASRDGDFEGLLAVLDPDVVFRADAAAQRLGSLAEIRGATAVAETFKGRAQAANPALVDGTLAVAVIVGGQLRIVLHLTVSGERISAVEAVADAERLGSFDVTVLP